Proteins encoded in a region of the Perca fluviatilis chromosome 6, GENO_Pfluv_1.0, whole genome shotgun sequence genome:
- the LOC120560871 gene encoding cyclin-G2-like isoform X1 yields the protein MQSHLNMLFSRMRDLQAIDSLLLKELKSCRANEYNFLPREAGLKLMESASTENHSGVSAKCRDTRVEELWGLTSFFGYSTQTFVQAVNLLDRFLSIMKVQPKHLPCIGVCCLHIAAKMVEEENNVSPTRELIRISQSKFTVSDLCRMEKIISEKLSVEPKTVTALTFLHLYYSAFTSLSARREEIPSIGRLEAQLKACLCRLVFSKAKPSVLALSLIAQEFEALQSITLLKIVQQFQRHLKISDSELLHWKELVAQCMTEYCSSECNKPDNKKLVWIVSRRTAQNLQANHFSVPGLPTIPEGSWDESESEDSCEDMSCGEDSPCGSPGSDGEGAFFPSAFLNRKK from the exons ATGCAGAGCCatttaaatatgttgttttcCAGGATGAGGGATCTTCAAGCCATTGACAGCTTGCTCTTGAAAGAGTTAAAGTCATGTCGTGCAAACGAGTACAACTTTCTTCCCAGAGAGGCTGGCCTGAAGCTGATGGAGTCGGCTTCCACAGAG AATCACAGTGGAGTGTCTGCAAAATGCAGAGACACCAGAGTGGAAGAACTGTGGGGCCTGACCAGTTTCTTTGGATACAGCACACAAACGTTTGTTCAAGCTGTCAATTTGCTTGATAGATTCCTCTCCATTATGAAG GTGCAGCCCAAACACTTGCCTTGTATTGGAGTCTGCTGTCTTCACATTGCAGCGAAAATGGTCGAGGAAGAGAACAATGTCTCACCTACGCGTGAACTCATCCGCATCAGCCAAAGCAAGTTCACTGTGTCAGACCTGTGTCGTATGGAGAAGATCATCtcagagaagctcagtgtggaGCCCAAAACAGTGACAGCCTTAACCTTTCTACACCTCTACTACTCAGCCTTTACATCCCTATCTGCTAGAag GGAGGAGATCCCAAGCATTGGGAGACTGGAAGCCCAGCTAAAAGCCTGCTTATGCCGGCTTGTTTTCTCTAAAGCAAAA CCATCAGTGCTGGCGCTGTCCCTCATTGCTCAAGAGTTTGAAGCCCTCCAGTCCATCACCTTGTTGAAGATTGTACAGCAATTCCAAAGACACCTAAAG ATCAGCGACAGCGAGTTGCTCcactggaaggaacttgtgGCCCAATGCATGACTGAATACTGCTCAAGCGAATGTAATAAACCAGACAACAAAAAGcttgtttggatcgtttccaggaGAACGGCACAGAATCTTCAGGCCAATCACTTCAGTGTGCCTGGCCTGCCAACTATTCCTGAGGGGAGCTGGGATGAGAGTGAGAG TGAGGACTCCTGTGAGGACATGAGCTGTGGAGAAGACAGCCCATGCGGCTCGCCAGGAAGTGACGGCGAAGGAGCCTTCTTCCCCTCCGCCTTTCTCAATCGCAAAAAGTGA
- the LOC120560871 gene encoding cyclin-G2-like isoform X2 — protein MRDLQAIDSLLLKELKSCRANEYNFLPREAGLKLMESASTENHSGVSAKCRDTRVEELWGLTSFFGYSTQTFVQAVNLLDRFLSIMKVQPKHLPCIGVCCLHIAAKMVEEENNVSPTRELIRISQSKFTVSDLCRMEKIISEKLSVEPKTVTALTFLHLYYSAFTSLSARREEIPSIGRLEAQLKACLCRLVFSKAKPSVLALSLIAQEFEALQSITLLKIVQQFQRHLKISDSELLHWKELVAQCMTEYCSSECNKPDNKKLVWIVSRRTAQNLQANHFSVPGLPTIPEGSWDESESEDSCEDMSCGEDSPCGSPGSDGEGAFFPSAFLNRKK, from the exons ATGAGGGATCTTCAAGCCATTGACAGCTTGCTCTTGAAAGAGTTAAAGTCATGTCGTGCAAACGAGTACAACTTTCTTCCCAGAGAGGCTGGCCTGAAGCTGATGGAGTCGGCTTCCACAGAG AATCACAGTGGAGTGTCTGCAAAATGCAGAGACACCAGAGTGGAAGAACTGTGGGGCCTGACCAGTTTCTTTGGATACAGCACACAAACGTTTGTTCAAGCTGTCAATTTGCTTGATAGATTCCTCTCCATTATGAAG GTGCAGCCCAAACACTTGCCTTGTATTGGAGTCTGCTGTCTTCACATTGCAGCGAAAATGGTCGAGGAAGAGAACAATGTCTCACCTACGCGTGAACTCATCCGCATCAGCCAAAGCAAGTTCACTGTGTCAGACCTGTGTCGTATGGAGAAGATCATCtcagagaagctcagtgtggaGCCCAAAACAGTGACAGCCTTAACCTTTCTACACCTCTACTACTCAGCCTTTACATCCCTATCTGCTAGAag GGAGGAGATCCCAAGCATTGGGAGACTGGAAGCCCAGCTAAAAGCCTGCTTATGCCGGCTTGTTTTCTCTAAAGCAAAA CCATCAGTGCTGGCGCTGTCCCTCATTGCTCAAGAGTTTGAAGCCCTCCAGTCCATCACCTTGTTGAAGATTGTACAGCAATTCCAAAGACACCTAAAG ATCAGCGACAGCGAGTTGCTCcactggaaggaacttgtgGCCCAATGCATGACTGAATACTGCTCAAGCGAATGTAATAAACCAGACAACAAAAAGcttgtttggatcgtttccaggaGAACGGCACAGAATCTTCAGGCCAATCACTTCAGTGTGCCTGGCCTGCCAACTATTCCTGAGGGGAGCTGGGATGAGAGTGAGAG TGAGGACTCCTGTGAGGACATGAGCTGTGGAGAAGACAGCCCATGCGGCTCGCCAGGAAGTGACGGCGAAGGAGCCTTCTTCCCCTCCGCCTTTCTCAATCGCAAAAAGTGA
- the LOC120560378 gene encoding sia-alpha-2,3-Gal-beta-1,4-GlcNAc-R:alpha 2,8-sialyltransferase-like translates to MVRIAKALGLVILCVAVLILSLISYVSLRKDSLFTSSKYYMGGPRIMFHAGFRSQFAMNFLDPSFIPLTNALNEELQGKPSKWRFNKTAFYQQRKDIFSYIDIPTNFSLTKNSVRVGQLMHFDYSSHKYVFSISNNLKSLLPDTSPIHNKHYSMCAVVGNSGILTGSHCGPEIDQADFVFRCNFAPTEFYSKDVGKKTNLTTFNPSILERYYNNLLTIQDRNNFFLNLKKLEGAILWIPAFFLHTSATVTRTLVDFFVEHKKQLKIELAWPGNIMHDVNKYWKTKNLSPKRLSTGILMYTLASAMCDEIHLYGFWPFGWDPNSGKDLPYHYYDKKGTKFTTKWQETHQLPSEFKLLYKLHREGVIKLSLTHCS, encoded by the exons ATGGTCCGCATCGCCAAGGCCCTGGGTTTGGTTATTCTGTGCGTCGCTGTGCTCATACTGTCGCTCATCAGCTATGTGTCCCTGAGAAAAGACAGCCTCTTCACCTCCTCTAAATATTACATGGGAGGTCCGAGGATTATGTTCCACGCAGGATTTCG GTCTCAGTTTGCCATGAATTTCCTGGACCCCTCCTTCATCCCCTTAACTAACGCCCTGAATGAGGAGCTCCAGGGAAAACCGTCCAAATGGAGGTTCAACAAGACGGCTTTTTATCAGCAGAG gAAAGATATCTTCAGCTACATCGACATTCCCACCAACTTCTCCCTCACAAAGAACAGTGTGCGTGTTGGCCAGCTGATGCACTTTGACTACTCCAGCCACAAGTACGTCTTCTCCATCAGCAACAACTTGAAATCACTGCTCCCAGACACCTCTCCCATCCACAACAAGCATTACAGCATGTGTGCCGTGGTGGGCAACAGCGGCATCCTGACGGGAAGCCATTGTGGCCCAGAGATCGACCAGGCCGACTTTGTCTTCCGCTGCAACTTCGCCCCAACGGAGTTCTACTCCAAGGACGTGGGCAAGAAGACCAACCTGACCACCTTTAACCCCAGCATCCTGGAGAGGTACTACAATAACCTGCTGACCATTCAAGACAGGAATAATTTCTTCCTCAACCTGAAGAAACTGGAGGGAGCCATCCTGTGGATCCCTGCCTTCTTCCTTCATACCTCAGCGACAGTAACCAGGACCCTGGTGGACTTCTTTGTGGAGCACAAGAAACAACTGAAGATCGAACTGGCCTGGCCGGGAAACATCATGCACGATGTCAACAA ATACTGGAAGACTAAAAACCTCTCCCCCAAACGTCTCAGCACTGGGATCCTAATGTACACGCTGGCCTCCGCCATGTGCGACGAGATCCATCTCTACGGCTTCTGGCCCTTCGGCTGGGACCCCAACTCGGGCAAGGATCTGCCTTACCACTACTACGACAAGAAAGGGACCAAATTCACCACCAAGTGGCAGGAGACCCACCAGCTGCCCAGCGAGTTCAAGTTGCTCTACAAGCTGCATAGAGAAGGCGTGATTAAACTCAGCCTGACCCACTGCTCTTAG